One Citricoccus sp. K5 DNA window includes the following coding sequences:
- a CDS encoding tyrosine-protein phosphatase — translation MPEPMAGIPTANLRSLGGLPVAGGRIAENRLWRSDNITVSPDEQLRDLHGQGLRTVIDLRAPDEVQLTGTAVLERNGIRHVHQPMTRKSADPATLAATFDSITDYTGVGDWYLRLARARSAVLLDSIREIAASDGGVLFYCTAGKDRTGVLAAVILLLLGADDDVVIEDYARTGDFVDGVHRRHAEATGRPMPSTEFPDHPILHAHRDSMAAFLRGVHADGGVVPLLSSAAGTGEDEGTRAQVESLAGHLHERLVGRG, via the coding sequence GTGCCTGAACCCATGGCGGGAATCCCGACGGCAAACCTTCGAAGCCTCGGTGGGCTGCCGGTGGCCGGCGGCCGCATTGCCGAGAACCGGCTGTGGCGCAGTGACAACATCACCGTCAGCCCCGATGAGCAACTGCGGGATCTCCACGGCCAAGGGTTGCGCACCGTCATCGATCTGCGAGCCCCGGACGAGGTGCAGTTGACCGGCACCGCCGTCCTGGAGCGCAACGGAATCCGGCACGTGCACCAACCGATGACCCGCAAGTCAGCCGACCCGGCCACCCTGGCCGCCACGTTCGACTCCATCACGGACTACACGGGAGTGGGTGACTGGTACCTGCGGCTGGCCCGGGCACGCTCGGCCGTCCTGCTGGACAGCATCCGGGAGATCGCCGCCTCCGATGGCGGCGTGTTGTTCTACTGCACCGCCGGCAAGGACCGCACCGGGGTCCTGGCCGCCGTCATCCTGCTGCTCCTGGGCGCCGACGACGACGTGGTGATCGAGGACTACGCCCGTACCGGCGACTTCGTGGACGGGGTTCACCGGCGCCACGCCGAGGCCACCGGCCGGCCGATGCCCAGCACCGAGTTCCCCGACCACCCGATCCTGCATGCGCATCGCGACAGCATGGCCGCCTTCCTGCGTGGGGTCCACGCCGACGGCGGGGTGGTCCCTTTGCTGTCCTCCGCTGCGGGTACCGGGGAAGACGAGGGCACTCGAGCCCAGGTCGAGAGCTTGGCCGGGCACCTCCACGAGCGACTGGTCGGGCGCGGCTGA
- a CDS encoding thiolase family protein, translating to METTRDKAVILDGARTPTGSFGGVFKTVPGFELGAAASREALVRAGVGPDEVDEVVMGCIGQVGPDAYNARRVALAAGLDEGTPAFTVNRLCGSGLQAVWSAAQQMHWGGVDIALAGGNESMTRMPFYDFGAREGYRLGDRSLVDGTVAILTDPFSGIHMGVTAENVARKYGVSRQEQDEFAAESQRRAATAEAHAAFAEEIVAYEVPGRKPFTVAEDEHPKPETTVEILQGLRPAFEKDGTVTAGNSSGINDGAASLVLARESVARDRGVQGLATLEAVATSAMEPQLMGYAPVQALEKLFAMTGTSPATVDVIELNEAFASQAVAVIRDAGLDPAKTNAYGGAIALGHPVGATGAILTLRAAKTLVREDKELAIVTMCIGGGQALAALLRRA from the coding sequence ATGGAAACCACCCGAGACAAGGCCGTCATCCTCGACGGTGCTCGCACTCCCACCGGCAGCTTCGGCGGGGTCTTCAAGACGGTTCCGGGCTTCGAGCTCGGTGCGGCGGCCAGCCGGGAGGCGTTGGTCCGGGCCGGGGTAGGCCCAGACGAGGTCGACGAGGTCGTCATGGGTTGCATCGGCCAGGTCGGCCCGGACGCCTACAACGCCCGACGCGTGGCTCTGGCAGCGGGGCTGGACGAGGGCACGCCGGCCTTCACCGTCAACCGCCTGTGTGGATCCGGGCTCCAGGCCGTGTGGTCCGCCGCGCAACAGATGCACTGGGGCGGGGTGGACATCGCGCTGGCCGGCGGCAACGAGTCGATGACCCGCATGCCCTTCTATGACTTCGGCGCGCGGGAGGGATACCGCCTCGGTGACCGGAGCCTCGTGGACGGGACCGTGGCCATCCTGACCGATCCCTTCAGCGGCATCCACATGGGCGTCACGGCAGAGAACGTGGCCCGGAAGTACGGTGTGAGCCGACAGGAGCAGGACGAGTTCGCCGCCGAATCGCAGCGGAGGGCCGCCACCGCGGAGGCACATGCGGCCTTTGCCGAAGAGATCGTGGCCTACGAGGTCCCCGGACGGAAGCCGTTCACCGTCGCCGAGGATGAACATCCCAAGCCCGAGACCACCGTCGAGATCCTGCAGGGGCTCCGGCCGGCCTTCGAGAAGGACGGCACCGTCACCGCGGGGAACTCCTCCGGCATCAACGACGGTGCCGCGTCGCTCGTGCTGGCCCGCGAATCGGTGGCCCGGGACCGTGGCGTCCAGGGGCTGGCCACGCTGGAGGCGGTGGCCACCTCCGCCATGGAACCGCAGCTGATGGGCTACGCTCCGGTCCAGGCGCTCGAGAAGCTCTTTGCGATGACCGGGACCTCGCCGGCGACCGTGGACGTCATCGAACTCAACGAGGCCTTTGCCTCCCAGGCGGTGGCCGTCATCCGGGACGCCGGCCTAGACCCGGCCAAGACCAACGCCTATGGCGGGGCGATCGCCCTCGGCCATCCCGTTGGCGCCACCGGGGCGATCCTCACCTTGCGGGCCGCGAAGACTCTAGTCCGGGAGGACAAGGAGCTGGCCATCGTCACCATGTGCATCGGCGGCGGGCAGGCCCTTGCAGCGCTCTTGCGCCGTGCCTGA
- a CDS encoding AMP-binding protein: MSAVAYVPTLEERYRPERIRAFYESGVWFKDSFYGQARAQAERQPDKVAFFDSTSSLTFAQFREQILRLAVGFKRLGVQRGDRVLAQVPNITEFPVIAGAVSRIGAVIVPVMPIYRAHDLEHVLENSGATVACFAQSFGGFSYEDMFTQLQAAAPELRQLVVLRSEGTPAEGAVTYESLLVDGDLKALEAEAGPDSSPDDPFEIVYTSGTTSRPKGCFHTLNTVRSSAVQIVRSLDYSAEDVQFGPSPITHSTGLVTSVLIPLYLGASSHFMEKWEPSDGVRRVREHRLTAAVTATPFLQMLMKAFDPERDDASSLRIWVCAGAPIPGSVVSAATAMFPNCKILSLYGRSENLLTTLCSVEDAPERSSTSDGRAADPSVVQVVDAEGTELPRGEVGDVAYKGPSHMLGYWNNREATEELFTPDGYSRSGDLGFMDEDGFVRITGRSKDIIIRGGMNISAREVEDELLQNPQIANVAVVAMPDERLGEKCCAFVVPADDGGAPDLETIVAFLKERGIANQKLPERLEVVEELPTTATGKIQKHVLRAQIAEKVSAGV, encoded by the coding sequence ATGTCCGCAGTCGCTTACGTTCCCACGCTCGAAGAGCGCTACAGGCCTGAGCGGATCCGCGCTTTCTATGAGTCAGGCGTGTGGTTCAAGGACAGCTTCTACGGCCAGGCCCGCGCACAGGCCGAACGCCAACCGGACAAGGTGGCCTTCTTCGACTCCACGAGCTCGCTGACGTTCGCCCAGTTCCGAGAGCAGATCCTGCGGCTTGCCGTCGGGTTCAAGAGGCTGGGGGTCCAGCGCGGCGACCGGGTACTGGCGCAGGTCCCGAACATCACGGAGTTCCCGGTGATCGCCGGTGCCGTCAGTCGGATCGGGGCGGTGATCGTGCCCGTCATGCCGATCTACCGGGCGCACGACCTCGAACACGTGCTGGAGAACTCGGGTGCCACTGTGGCCTGCTTCGCCCAGAGCTTCGGCGGGTTCAGCTACGAGGACATGTTCACCCAGCTGCAGGCTGCCGCTCCGGAGCTGCGCCAGCTCGTGGTCCTCCGCTCGGAAGGCACCCCGGCGGAGGGGGCGGTGACCTACGAATCCCTGTTGGTCGACGGTGACCTTAAGGCACTCGAGGCCGAGGCCGGTCCGGACAGCTCCCCGGATGATCCCTTCGAGATCGTCTACACGTCGGGAACGACCTCCCGTCCCAAGGGCTGCTTCCACACGCTGAACACGGTCCGTTCCAGCGCCGTGCAGATCGTGCGGTCCCTGGACTACTCCGCCGAGGATGTGCAATTCGGGCCGTCCCCGATCACCCACAGCACCGGCCTGGTGACCAGCGTGTTGATCCCCCTGTACCTGGGAGCCTCGTCCCATTTCATGGAGAAGTGGGAGCCGTCCGACGGCGTCCGCCGGGTCCGGGAGCATCGGCTCACGGCGGCCGTGACCGCCACCCCGTTCCTGCAGATGCTGATGAAGGCCTTCGACCCGGAGCGGGACGACGCCTCTTCCCTGCGCATCTGGGTGTGCGCCGGTGCGCCGATCCCCGGTTCCGTGGTCTCGGCTGCCACCGCGATGTTCCCGAACTGCAAGATCCTCAGCCTGTACGGGCGTTCGGAGAACCTGTTGACCACGCTCTGCTCGGTCGAGGACGCCCCGGAGCGTTCCAGCACCAGCGACGGCCGCGCGGCCGACCCATCCGTCGTCCAGGTGGTCGACGCCGAGGGCACCGAGCTGCCGCGGGGCGAGGTGGGCGATGTGGCCTACAAGGGCCCGTCCCACATGCTCGGCTACTGGAACAACCGCGAGGCCACCGAGGAGCTGTTCACCCCGGACGGCTACTCGCGGTCCGGCGACCTCGGCTTCATGGACGAGGACGGCTTCGTGCGCATCACCGGCCGGTCCAAGGACATCATCATCCGTGGCGGCATGAACATCTCCGCCCGTGAGGTTGAGGATGAGCTGCTGCAGAACCCGCAGATCGCCAACGTCGCTGTGGTGGCCATGCCGGACGAGCGGCTCGGCGAGAAGTGCTGCGCCTTCGTGGTCCCGGCGGACGACGGCGGCGCCCCGGACCTGGAGACGATCGTCGCCTTCCTGAAGGAACGCGGGATTGCCAACCAGAAACTCCCCGAGCGTCTGGAGGTTGTCGAGGAGCTGCCCACGACGGCGACCGGCAAGATCCAGAAGCACGTGCTCCGGGCGCAGATCGCCGAGAAGGTCTCAGCCGGGGTCTGA
- a CDS encoding NUDIX hydrolase — protein sequence MSTSETNPGTAPTEYPRYTTPAIDAAPVRDAATVVLLRDSNGGPEAFTLTRATSMAFSAGATVFPGGRVDPGDDLPEQFWAGTDLEPWVPMLGPDPALAMQLLAAAIRETFEECGVLLARPSCGRILADPRDFEEERARLESREVSFADFLAAHRLVPDVGLLRPLSRWITPVGEPRRYDTRFFLAALPQGQEPRQASGEASAVQWLDAATALEWFRNGSTFLMPPTWSQFHYLQGFGTVAEALDASPDCSPIQPEIVPDAQPLRVRFALEDGYYADSPHHTAASDPG from the coding sequence ATGTCCACCTCGGAGACGAACCCCGGTACGGCGCCCACCGAGTATCCCCGGTACACGACCCCCGCAATCGATGCTGCACCCGTCCGCGATGCGGCCACGGTCGTCCTGTTGCGGGATTCGAACGGGGGTCCGGAGGCCTTCACGTTGACCCGGGCTACCTCCATGGCGTTCTCCGCCGGTGCCACCGTCTTCCCGGGCGGGCGGGTCGACCCGGGCGACGACCTCCCGGAGCAGTTCTGGGCCGGAACCGACCTGGAACCGTGGGTGCCGATGCTGGGCCCGGACCCGGCTCTGGCCATGCAACTGCTGGCGGCAGCCATCCGGGAGACCTTCGAGGAATGCGGGGTGCTGCTGGCCCGGCCCAGCTGCGGCCGCATCCTGGCCGATCCACGTGATTTCGAGGAGGAACGGGCACGCCTGGAATCGCGTGAGGTGTCCTTCGCCGACTTCCTGGCCGCCCACCGACTCGTCCCCGATGTCGGCCTGCTGCGGCCACTGTCGCGCTGGATCACCCCGGTCGGCGAGCCGCGCCGCTACGACACCCGGTTCTTTCTGGCCGCCCTGCCACAGGGTCAGGAACCCCGTCAAGCCAGCGGCGAGGCCAGCGCGGTCCAGTGGCTGGACGCCGCCACCGCACTGGAGTGGTTCCGGAACGGCAGCACCTTCCTCATGCCACCGACCTGGTCCCAGTTCCACTACCTGCAGGGGTTCGGCACGGTGGCCGAGGCCCTGGACGCCTCCCCCGACTGTTCACCGATCCAACCGGAGATCGTCCCAGACGCCCAGCCCCTGCGGGTCCGTTTCGCCCTGGAGGACGGCTACTACGCGGATTCGCCGCACCACACCGCTGCGTCAGACCCCGGCTGA
- a CDS encoding NADPH:quinone oxidoreductase family protein has protein sequence MKAVLIPELTGPTAARVEEVPEPEGAHHRAEGRRVLVDVHAVGLSFIDPLQTRGKYQSGLEAPYIAGSELAGVVLEAPQDSPLRTGDRVAGIVWQGALAERALAIEDYLVRIPESMDYVQAAGVYMNYSTGWYALESSRVQPGGTVLVTGAAGGVGTAVLDIARAQGISTIALVSTDEKERVARASGATHVVRSTGAWLDEVKSLTDGRGVQGFIDMVGGDGFLDTVRALAIGGTGVVVGFAGGSIPEIKVNRLLLRNLTLTGIAMDVMEKEHPGTLDRVRRGVQDLLDAGRLSPAVEDTYPMADTARAFASLENRTAVGKVVVTVKES, from the coding sequence ATGAAGGCAGTCCTCATCCCCGAACTCACCGGCCCCACCGCCGCCCGCGTGGAGGAAGTCCCGGAGCCCGAAGGCGCCCACCATCGGGCCGAGGGCAGGCGGGTCCTGGTGGACGTCCACGCCGTGGGCCTGTCCTTCATCGATCCGCTGCAGACCCGGGGCAAGTACCAGTCGGGGCTGGAAGCCCCCTATATCGCGGGAAGCGAGCTGGCCGGCGTCGTGCTGGAGGCCCCTCAGGACTCCCCGCTGCGGACCGGCGACCGGGTCGCGGGAATCGTGTGGCAGGGCGCCCTGGCCGAACGGGCCCTGGCCATCGAGGACTACCTGGTCCGGATCCCCGAATCCATGGACTACGTCCAGGCGGCGGGCGTCTACATGAACTACTCCACCGGCTGGTATGCCCTCGAGAGCTCCCGGGTGCAGCCGGGTGGGACGGTGCTGGTGACCGGTGCCGCCGGTGGCGTCGGCACCGCGGTGCTGGACATCGCCCGCGCCCAGGGGATCTCCACCATCGCCCTGGTCTCCACCGACGAGAAGGAGCGGGTGGCCCGTGCCTCCGGAGCCACTCACGTCGTCCGTTCCACCGGCGCCTGGCTGGACGAGGTCAAGTCCCTCACAGACGGCCGAGGCGTCCAAGGATTCATCGACATGGTGGGCGGGGACGGCTTCCTGGACACCGTCCGCGCTCTGGCCATCGGTGGCACCGGCGTGGTGGTCGGTTTCGCCGGCGGCAGCATCCCGGAGATCAAGGTGAACCGCCTGCTGCTGCGGAACCTGACCCTGACGGGGATCGCCATGGACGTCATGGAGAAGGAGCACCCCGGAACGCTGGACCGGGTGCGCCGCGGAGTCCAGGACCTTCTCGACGCCGGCCGGCTGAGTCCCGCGGTGGAGGACACCTACCCGATGGCGGACACGGCGAGGGCCTTCGCATCGTTGGAGAACCGCACCGCGGTCGGCAAGGTCGTCGTCACCGTCAAGGAGTCCTGA
- a CDS encoding TetR/AcrR family transcriptional regulator produces the protein MGREQTILSAATGAFAEKGFHGVSMDELGRRAGLSGPALYRSFSGKDEILATLLNEALDELMTATISIHEDPALDLDRALRHHIHFSATKGHLVGLYQREVRSLSDPWKRPFDRRQRQYIEKWEFLFQRRYPGLGQDRTAQSVQSVLGAIFSMTSWPGRTLRGAAVEDHLFALLQGALASLERPTPSVTTG, from the coding sequence ATGGGCAGGGAACAGACGATCCTCAGTGCCGCCACCGGCGCCTTCGCGGAGAAGGGTTTCCATGGCGTCAGCATGGACGAGCTGGGGCGTCGCGCCGGACTGAGCGGCCCGGCCCTTTACCGATCGTTCTCAGGGAAGGACGAGATCCTCGCCACCCTGCTCAACGAGGCGCTGGACGAGCTGATGACGGCCACCATCTCGATTCATGAAGACCCGGCCCTGGACCTCGACCGCGCCCTGCGGCACCACATCCACTTCTCGGCCACCAAGGGCCATCTCGTCGGCCTGTACCAGCGGGAGGTCCGCTCGCTCTCGGATCCTTGGAAGCGCCCCTTCGACCGCCGCCAGCGCCAGTACATCGAGAAGTGGGAGTTCCTGTTCCAACGGCGCTACCCCGGACTGGGCCAGGACCGCACGGCCCAGTCCGTCCAGTCCGTGCTGGGCGCCATCTTCTCCATGACGTCCTGGCCGGGCCGCACCCTCCGTGGCGCGGCCGTGGAGGACCACCTCTTCGCCCTCCTTCAAGGCGCCCTCGCCTCCCTGGAGCGACCCACCCCCTCCGTCACCACGGGCTAG
- a CDS encoding SDR family NAD(P)-dependent oxidoreductase, translating into MENSTVGDRPPLAADLPTADTGAMDYSPERFRNRFSLTGKTAIVTGASSGLGVAVALGLAAAGADLAIGARRADRLDETRRSVEALGVRCVAVTTDVTDREACFALADAAQETFGHVDILVNNAGAGGEYHEATEDPPEHWLSMVDLNLNGSYWMAQAAGRHLADGGSVINFSSVMAVTTARMPAAAYSASKAGVLGLTRDLAAQWGGRGIRVNALLPGVFPTEATANYSENYKRKIIDARIPLGRIGDPEDIAATVTFLASDASSYITGTSIPVDGGVLLL; encoded by the coding sequence ATGGAGAACTCCACAGTGGGAGACCGGCCACCGCTGGCCGCCGACCTGCCGACCGCGGACACTGGAGCCATGGACTACTCTCCCGAACGGTTCCGCAACCGCTTCTCCCTGACCGGCAAGACCGCCATCGTCACCGGAGCTTCGTCCGGCTTGGGAGTGGCCGTCGCCTTGGGGCTCGCCGCTGCGGGTGCCGATCTCGCCATCGGCGCCCGACGGGCCGACCGGCTGGACGAGACCCGTAGGTCGGTGGAAGCCCTCGGGGTCCGCTGCGTGGCGGTCACCACCGACGTCACCGACCGCGAGGCCTGCTTCGCCCTGGCGGATGCCGCACAGGAGACCTTCGGCCACGTGGACATCCTGGTCAACAATGCCGGGGCCGGGGGCGAGTACCACGAGGCCACCGAGGATCCGCCGGAGCACTGGCTCTCCATGGTCGACCTCAACCTCAACGGCTCCTATTGGATGGCACAGGCTGCGGGACGGCATCTGGCGGACGGCGGATCGGTCATCAACTTCTCCTCGGTGATGGCGGTGACCACCGCGAGGATGCCGGCGGCCGCCTACAGCGCCTCGAAGGCCGGCGTCCTCGGCCTGACCCGGGATCTGGCGGCCCAGTGGGGCGGGCGCGGGATCCGGGTCAATGCCCTGCTCCCGGGTGTCTTCCCCACGGAAGCCACGGCCAACTACAGCGAGAACTACAAGCGCAAGATCATCGATGCCCGGATTCCCCTGGGCCGGATCGGCGATCCCGAGGACATCGCCGCCACGGTCACGTTCCTGGCCAGCGATGCCTCGTCCTATATCACCGGAACCAGCATCCCCGTGGATGGAGGCGTCTTGCTGTTGTGA
- a CDS encoding phosphotransferase family protein, protein MLAESAVVERVAAAARNAAPWAGVGPSPEVAGMRRLPGGVSSLTYAAEIRAGGADGYPVVIKIAPPGLDPVRNRDVLRQSRLMAAIGATGALPVPRILVDDDGDPPLFVMDLAPGQSYEPLLDVAENPPAASVVRERALVAAASLAGLQGLDPVLAGSGEPVLDLRTELDRWERLLQTVPDEIVPGHAELYRRLAAAVPTDAAPVLVHGDYRQANMLFEGSVLNAVIDWEIWSVGDPRLDLAWLLMHTAPAHRYARTRSAVDQDAGAGMPSREELVSAYLESGGPARPDDLPWFLAYSYYKVASTLGVIVKRSRKDAEPPEHLLAAADSLPDVVAYGLEALSGRRPAGVASRHWRSPHPGGSRQEPEADRGP, encoded by the coding sequence GTGCTCGCAGAATCCGCCGTGGTTGAACGGGTGGCCGCCGCTGCGCGGAATGCTGCCCCGTGGGCCGGTGTTGGGCCATCCCCGGAGGTGGCCGGGATGCGGCGGCTGCCGGGTGGGGTCTCGAGCCTGACCTACGCGGCCGAGATCCGCGCCGGAGGTGCAGACGGGTACCCCGTGGTCATCAAGATCGCTCCGCCGGGGTTGGACCCCGTGCGCAACCGGGACGTGCTGCGGCAATCCCGGCTGATGGCCGCGATCGGGGCTACCGGCGCGCTGCCGGTCCCGCGCATCCTGGTGGACGACGACGGCGACCCGCCCCTGTTCGTCATGGACCTCGCCCCCGGACAGTCCTATGAGCCGTTGCTGGACGTGGCGGAGAACCCTCCCGCGGCCTCGGTGGTCCGGGAGCGGGCCCTGGTGGCGGCGGCATCCCTTGCCGGTCTCCAAGGCCTGGATCCCGTCCTCGCCGGATCGGGGGAGCCGGTTCTCGACCTGCGAACGGAACTGGACCGCTGGGAGAGGTTGCTGCAGACGGTGCCCGATGAGATCGTCCCCGGCCACGCGGAGCTGTACCGCAGGCTGGCCGCAGCCGTCCCGACTGATGCGGCTCCGGTGCTGGTCCACGGGGACTACCGGCAGGCCAACATGCTCTTCGAGGGTTCCGTGCTGAACGCCGTAATCGACTGGGAGATCTGGTCGGTGGGCGATCCACGACTCGATCTGGCGTGGCTGCTGATGCACACGGCCCCCGCCCACCGCTACGCGCGGACGCGGTCGGCGGTGGACCAGGACGCCGGCGCCGGGATGCCGTCCCGCGAAGAACTGGTCTCGGCGTACCTGGAATCCGGCGGGCCCGCTCGGCCGGACGACCTGCCATGGTTCCTCGCCTACTCGTATTACAAGGTCGCCTCCACCCTGGGAGTCATCGTCAAGCGGAGCCGGAAGGACGCGGAACCGCCCGAGCACCTGCTGGCGGCAGCTGACAGCCTGCCGGACGTGGTGGCCTACGGTCTGGAGGCGCTGAGCGGGAGGCGACCGGCCGGCGTCGCCTCCCGCCACTGGAGAAGTCCACACCCGGGAGGATCGCGGCAGGAGCCTGAAGCCGACCGCGGGCCCTAG
- a CDS encoding acyl-CoA dehydrogenase family protein: MDWSTPAPLQDLLDRLDAFIDAEIAPLEQEHPQFFDHRREHARTDWDRDGVPAREWTELLGEMRRRADAAGFYRYGLPAALGGQDGSNADMARIREHLLARGPGLHFPHNDEASVVGNLPLALVLHEYGTPEQKETYLHRYVNGEIEIAFGLTEPGHGSDATFLETTARRDGDDWIIQGAKRFNSLSHAAEVDVVFARTSGEDGKAQGITAFLVPTASEGFEIPFNWWTFNMPSDHPEVHLNSVRVPNSAILGEEGRGLDLAQLFVHENRTRQAASSLGAAQFCIDASVAYAQERTVFRKQLHEHQGIQWQLVDLNTEAEMVRSLLYRTAALMDEGGKTSASPLVSMVNLRSNQLACNAADRAIQIHGGIGYTRHLPFEHIYRHHRRYRITEGADELQKRRIASSMFDFRSSAPSPGTRG; this comes from the coding sequence ATGGATTGGTCAACACCCGCACCCCTGCAGGACCTGCTGGACCGTCTGGATGCCTTCATCGACGCCGAGATTGCCCCGTTGGAGCAGGAACACCCGCAGTTCTTCGATCACCGCCGGGAACACGCACGGACCGACTGGGACCGCGACGGGGTCCCGGCCCGGGAATGGACGGAACTGCTGGGGGAGATGCGCCGCCGGGCCGACGCGGCGGGGTTCTACCGTTACGGACTCCCGGCGGCTCTCGGTGGGCAGGACGGTTCGAACGCGGACATGGCTCGCATCCGGGAGCACCTGCTGGCGCGTGGACCGGGCCTGCACTTTCCCCACAATGACGAGGCCTCGGTGGTGGGCAACCTTCCCCTGGCTCTGGTACTGCACGAGTACGGAACTCCCGAGCAGAAGGAGACGTACCTGCACCGCTATGTCAACGGGGAGATCGAGATTGCCTTCGGACTCACCGAACCGGGCCACGGCAGCGACGCCACGTTCCTGGAGACCACGGCCCGGAGGGACGGCGACGACTGGATCATCCAGGGGGCCAAGCGTTTCAACAGCCTGTCGCACGCCGCGGAGGTGGACGTGGTCTTCGCCCGGACCTCGGGAGAGGACGGGAAAGCCCAGGGGATCACCGCATTCCTCGTCCCCACGGCATCGGAAGGGTTCGAGATCCCCTTCAACTGGTGGACCTTCAACATGCCCAGCGACCACCCGGAGGTTCACCTGAACTCCGTTCGGGTGCCGAACTCGGCGATCCTCGGCGAAGAGGGCCGGGGCCTGGATCTGGCCCAGCTGTTCGTCCACGAGAACCGCACCCGCCAGGCGGCGTCCTCTCTGGGTGCGGCCCAGTTCTGCATCGATGCCTCCGTGGCCTACGCCCAGGAACGCACCGTGTTCCGCAAGCAGCTCCACGAACACCAGGGCATCCAGTGGCAGCTGGTGGACCTCAACACCGAGGCGGAGATGGTCCGCAGCCTGCTCTACCGGACGGCCGCCCTCATGGACGAGGGCGGCAAGACCAGTGCCAGCCCGCTGGTGTCCATGGTGAACCTGCGGTCCAATCAGCTGGCCTGCAACGCCGCGGACCGGGCGATCCAGATCCACGGTGGCATCGGTTACACGCGGCACCTGCCCTTCGAACACATCTACCGCCACCACCGGCGGTACCGGATCACCGAGGGCGCCGACGAACTGCAGAAGCGGCGCATCGCCAGCAGCATGTTCGACTTCCGCTCTTCCGCGCCGTCCCCCGGCACCCGGGGCTAG